A single window of Granulicella mallensis MP5ACTX8 DNA harbors:
- a CDS encoding ArdC family protein, whose product MNTAIATSSPVHPSTPNPTPLAHKTERPKGLKEAIAANVKCLIEQLEAGHSDALTAYLNAMSRFHNYSFGNVLEIAWQRPTATRVAGLYAWNQLGRKVKKGEKGIRILAPIIGIKRKKDEEAEKDITRQNTRVLVGFRNAYVFDVSQTEGAELPALREMSGDAGENRDRLLSFIERQGIELVFTENIRPALGTSYGGRIDILPGQSKAEEFATLVHEVAHELLHKAERRTTTTKVVRETEAEAIAFVVGKAVGLDTGTSSADYIHLYHGNASLLAESLEVIQQTSAIILAALQPPTEEQAAMHDAELAQVA is encoded by the coding sequence ATGAACACCGCAATCGCCACATCCAGCCCCGTCCATCCGTCGACCCCAAACCCCACACCGTTGGCGCACAAGACCGAGCGCCCCAAGGGTCTGAAAGAGGCTATCGCTGCCAACGTGAAGTGTTTGATTGAACAGCTTGAGGCAGGGCATAGCGACGCGCTCACTGCCTACCTCAACGCCATGAGTCGTTTTCATAACTACAGCTTTGGCAATGTCTTGGAGATCGCATGGCAGCGACCTACCGCAACCCGCGTGGCCGGGCTGTATGCGTGGAACCAGTTAGGCCGCAAGGTGAAGAAGGGAGAGAAGGGCATCCGCATTCTGGCTCCCATCATCGGCATCAAGCGCAAGAAGGACGAGGAAGCGGAAAAGGACATTACCCGCCAGAACACCCGCGTTCTTGTCGGCTTTCGCAATGCCTATGTCTTCGATGTCTCTCAGACCGAAGGCGCGGAGCTTCCCGCTCTGCGTGAGATGAGTGGCGATGCGGGCGAGAACCGGGATCGTCTTCTCTCCTTCATCGAGCGGCAGGGAATTGAACTCGTTTTCACCGAGAACATTCGTCCCGCGCTCGGCACGAGCTATGGCGGCCGCATCGACATCCTGCCGGGTCAGTCGAAGGCCGAGGAGTTCGCGACCCTCGTGCATGAAGTGGCGCACGAGTTGTTGCATAAGGCCGAACGCCGGACCACAACCACAAAGGTTGTGCGTGAGACCGAGGCCGAGGCCATTGCCTTTGTTGTCGGCAAGGCCGTTGGTCTGGATACCGGAACCTCGTCCGCCGATTACATCCACCTGTACCACGGTAACGCTTCCTTGCTGGCCGAGAGCTTGGAAGTGATTCAACAGACCTCCGCCATCATCCTTGCCGCATTGCAGCCGCCAACTGAAGAACAGGCGGCCATGCACGATGCAGAACTGGCGCAGGTGGCCTAA
- a CDS encoding IS481 family transposase, with the protein MPWKESRILDQRLQFLSSYRKEEMTVADLCRAYGISRPTAYRWINRYNETGPEGLVDRSRRPHTCSHATLEPLENAILVLRAKHPSWGARKLKARLEMLQPDVVWPAASTFGNILSRAGLTSPQRKRKRTTPCSEPFSLVTGPNQLWCMDFKGYFATGDGKRCDPFTITDAHSRYLIRCQIVSRMDLSQVRAICEAAMREYGMPAWIRTDNGAPFAGTGLLGLSKLSLGWMKLGIVHERIQAGRPQQNGRHERMHRTLKEDTTNPPASSLRAQQSRFDNFRYVFNNERPHEGLNNQVPASLYIPSSIRLPRKLPEFTYPKGLLLRRVNNSGDISWHKNRVFISEVFRFEELGVELITPGFYKVFFREMEIGEFNSEELRFRAARRVV; encoded by the coding sequence ATGCCCTGGAAAGAGAGTCGTATCTTGGATCAACGTCTACAGTTTCTGTCGAGTTACCGAAAGGAAGAGATGACGGTAGCGGACCTGTGTCGCGCGTATGGGATCTCGCGTCCAACGGCCTACCGCTGGATCAATCGCTATAACGAGACTGGGCCGGAAGGGCTCGTAGATCGCAGCCGACGCCCGCACACCTGTTCGCACGCGACACTCGAGCCGCTGGAGAACGCTATCCTCGTCCTTCGTGCGAAGCATCCGTCCTGGGGCGCGCGCAAACTCAAGGCAAGGCTGGAAATGCTCCAGCCAGACGTGGTGTGGCCTGCAGCTAGCACTTTCGGTAACATCTTGAGCCGCGCGGGCTTGACCAGTCCGCAGAGGAAGAGAAAACGCACGACGCCATGCTCTGAGCCGTTCTCTCTGGTCACGGGTCCAAATCAGCTATGGTGCATGGATTTCAAGGGTTACTTCGCCACCGGCGACGGTAAGCGCTGCGATCCGTTCACCATCACGGACGCACATAGCCGTTACTTGATTCGTTGCCAGATCGTCTCGCGGATGGACCTCAGCCAAGTCCGAGCAATCTGCGAAGCAGCCATGCGAGAGTATGGGATGCCAGCATGGATCAGGACCGACAACGGCGCACCGTTTGCGGGCACGGGGCTACTGGGGCTGTCAAAGCTCTCGCTCGGATGGATGAAGCTTGGGATCGTGCACGAACGCATTCAAGCAGGTCGACCGCAACAAAATGGCCGCCACGAGCGGATGCATCGCACGCTAAAGGAGGACACGACGAACCCACCTGCGTCATCCCTTCGTGCACAGCAGAGCCGCTTCGATAACTTTCGCTACGTGTTCAATAACGAGCGCCCGCACGAGGGCCTAAACAACCAGGTTCCAGCAAGTCTCTACATCCCCAGCTCGATCCGACTGCCGCGGAAGTTGCCAGAGTTCACGTACCCGAAGGGTCTTCTGCTGCGGCGAGTCAACAATAGCGGCGACATCAGCTGGCACAAGAACAGAGTCTTCATCAGCGAAGTATTCCGCTTCGAAGAGTTGGGAGTCGAGTTGATCACACCGGGGTTTTACAAAGTCTTCTTTCGAGAGATGGAGATTGGAGAATTCAATTCCGAAGAGCTTCGCTTCAGAGCTGCACGAAGAGTGGTCTGA
- a CDS encoding LysR family transcriptional regulator has protein sequence MYEWAELRHFRYLLTILEKQGFRAAAEELRTAQPNLSVQARQFQENASVRLFRKMKGGRIRPTDTGVAFKVLARLLLETRDEVIDALIAIERGEIRSVRFGCTPLVEQGLFRTFCDLHKEILPICPVRPTHGDTAHLAEEIISGTVDAAFVTLPLCHPDLHIEELRRDRLVVCLRRDDPLAAKASLQATELQGNLAVLYHPQRHPDAHERLQELLRDAGVQLEDYSCASHPSEIQTLVKGGHGLALIREGTTLDEELTTRPIAGVDWTVDTALIYHKVRHPKTVPILVKRLMKHLSQNGKEMVKMVTNDQSTPVQAYVAKGKRPSRRATDGPIQMTLLGQKLKHQREIERGDTSELSPDK, from the coding sequence ATGTATGAATGGGCCGAGCTTCGCCATTTCAGATATTTGCTGACGATCCTCGAGAAACAGGGGTTCCGAGCTGCTGCGGAGGAGTTGCGTACCGCGCAACCCAATCTCAGCGTTCAGGCCCGACAGTTCCAGGAAAACGCTTCGGTTCGTCTCTTTCGCAAGATGAAGGGCGGACGTATTCGGCCCACGGACACTGGAGTTGCCTTCAAGGTCTTAGCCCGGCTCTTGCTCGAAACACGCGATGAAGTGATCGATGCACTCATAGCGATCGAGCGTGGTGAGATACGTTCCGTTCGATTCGGATGTACTCCCCTGGTTGAACAGGGATTGTTTCGCACCTTCTGCGATCTCCACAAAGAGATTCTCCCCATATGCCCAGTGCGGCCAACGCACGGAGACACGGCACACCTGGCGGAAGAAATTATTTCGGGAACTGTCGATGCCGCCTTTGTGACGTTGCCCTTATGTCATCCGGATCTACACATCGAAGAATTGCGGCGAGATCGTCTCGTCGTCTGCCTGCGGCGAGACGATCCGCTCGCCGCGAAAGCTTCTTTACAGGCGACTGAGTTGCAGGGCAATCTTGCAGTTCTGTATCACCCGCAACGGCACCCCGATGCCCACGAACGGCTGCAGGAGCTCCTTAGAGACGCTGGTGTGCAGCTCGAGGATTACTCGTGCGCGTCGCATCCTTCCGAAATTCAGACACTGGTAAAAGGGGGACATGGCTTGGCGCTGATTCGGGAGGGAACAACTCTTGATGAAGAGTTGACGACCCGCCCCATTGCCGGCGTGGATTGGACTGTGGATACGGCCTTGATCTATCACAAAGTACGTCATCCGAAGACTGTTCCAATCCTGGTAAAGCGACTCATGAAGCACCTCTCTCAGAATGGCAAAGAGATGGTAAAGATGGTAACGAACGATCAATCGACACCGGTACAAGCGTACGTCGCTAAGGGAAAGCGTCCTTCGCGACGTGCGACAGATGGTCCGATTCAGATGACACTCCTGGGTCAGAAGTTGAAGCATCAGCGTGAGATAGAACGAGGTGATACTTCAGAGCTATCGCCCGATAAATAA
- a CDS encoding site-specific integrase gives MHIQNILNSIEDEHGTKLAHGTYKTMKVTLSAIFTEARNLGVYDGANPTTGVRIPKGKKHGRKRLAYSLDEILTHLGLFTSDPIIVPQPLPRKRKTTRITRRRTGIKAEVYVAGISANQMRAIIGVTAFAALRKGEIRGLWWDDDRGEMLAICRSVWNTTLKSTKTDEDVDEPGLVPVIRPLRLLLDAIRPETAAGFMFPNRCGGALDLDNIADRILKPVFEANGMQWKGWQAYRRGLATNLKELGVEDTTIQCILRHEDVSTTQRFYIKTVPRVAQEAMRVLEEKIACTAVVQQTAVN, from the coding sequence ATGCATATCCAAAACATCCTCAACTCAATTGAAGATGAACATGGGACGAAGCTCGCACACGGAACGTACAAGACGATGAAGGTGACGCTCAGCGCCATCTTCACGGAAGCTCGAAACCTGGGCGTGTATGACGGTGCGAACCCGACGACAGGGGTCAGGATCCCCAAGGGGAAGAAGCACGGCCGCAAGCGCCTTGCTTACAGCCTGGACGAGATCCTGACGCATCTGGGGCTCTTTACGAGCGATCCCATCATCGTTCCCCAACCGCTACCGCGCAAACGCAAGACAACCCGTATCACTCGCAGGAGAACGGGGATCAAGGCGGAGGTTTATGTCGCCGGAATCAGCGCAAATCAAATGCGCGCGATTATCGGGGTTACCGCCTTTGCAGCGCTTCGCAAGGGAGAAATTAGGGGATTGTGGTGGGACGACGATCGCGGCGAGATGCTAGCCATCTGCCGGAGCGTTTGGAACACGACGCTAAAGAGCACTAAAACTGATGAGGATGTGGATGAACCTGGGTTGGTACCGGTCATTCGCCCTCTCCGCCTGTTGCTCGATGCGATCCGACCGGAGACAGCGGCGGGATTCATGTTCCCCAACCGTTGCGGCGGAGCGCTCGATCTGGATAACATTGCCGACCGCATACTCAAACCAGTATTTGAAGCGAACGGCATGCAGTGGAAGGGTTGGCAGGCGTATCGTCGCGGGCTCGCAACCAACCTCAAGGAGCTGGGTGTGGAAGACACCACGATCCAATGCATCCTGAGGCACGAGGACGTGAGTACGACACAGCGCTTCTACATCAAAACTGTGCCACGAGTGGCGCAGGAGGCGATGCGTGTATTGGAAGAAAAAATAGCCTGTACAGCAGTTGTACAGCAGACAGCGGTTAACTGA
- a CDS encoding glycoside hydrolase family 28 protein, producing the protein MFQRDRAVLRPWTVACGLMLTMGAVAGAQDTRQVVEPKIPSACVKLEPHLKGALREQDEEKLDTERIQKAIDGCKPGMAVELLRGTAASGYFLTGPLEMREGVTLLIDKDVTLYGSRDPKVYETPNPDAKPGDPIKCGTSMPRPAAFPVQLAATAAARRGGCRPLITINDAKNVGIMGDGTIDGRGYAKILGKDYSWWQMARKAQPTDDLYFNPRLIQANHADGLVLYRVHLNNSPNFHVGVNNTNGFTAWGVHLQTPTDKSLDARNTDGIDPGTSQNITVAYSWIDNGDDNIAIKQGVSHMSVIHDHFYSGHGMSIGSETVLGQSYLVVHDLVEDHTSSGIRIKSNVKRGGPAHDLIYKGVCMKDVPIPIAISPYYTNQTVEPFEDPKYTGDKIPDYKGITLQDIYSETPGDVLIAGLNDEHRTQVMLQNVTIKGIKPSQVHLFYDDLTVRSPGTNIPLRESANPTVKLVGDGEKAVEQVDPCAGKFVPMQ; encoded by the coding sequence ATGTTTCAGCGGGATAGAGCAGTTCTGCGTCCGTGGACCGTGGCTTGCGGCCTGATGTTGACGATGGGAGCAGTAGCGGGGGCACAGGATACCCGGCAGGTGGTCGAGCCGAAGATTCCGTCAGCCTGTGTGAAGCTGGAGCCTCATCTGAAGGGTGCTCTGCGAGAGCAGGATGAGGAGAAGCTGGACACTGAGCGCATCCAGAAGGCCATCGACGGTTGCAAGCCGGGAATGGCGGTCGAGCTGCTTCGTGGGACAGCAGCCTCTGGATACTTCCTCACGGGTCCGCTGGAGATGCGCGAAGGCGTAACCCTGCTGATCGACAAGGATGTGACTCTCTACGGTTCGCGCGACCCGAAGGTCTACGAGACGCCCAATCCGGACGCGAAGCCTGGCGATCCTATCAAGTGTGGGACCTCCATGCCTCGTCCCGCAGCCTTTCCCGTGCAACTGGCGGCGACTGCGGCGGCGCGGCGCGGCGGATGCCGGCCTCTGATCACGATCAACGATGCCAAGAATGTCGGCATCATGGGCGATGGCACGATCGACGGCCGAGGCTATGCAAAGATCCTCGGCAAGGACTACTCGTGGTGGCAGATGGCGCGCAAGGCGCAGCCCACGGACGATCTCTACTTCAACCCACGGCTCATCCAGGCGAATCATGCCGACGGCCTGGTGTTGTATCGCGTGCATCTGAACAACTCGCCGAACTTCCATGTCGGGGTGAACAATACGAACGGGTTCACGGCCTGGGGAGTGCATCTGCAGACGCCCACCGACAAGTCTCTGGACGCACGCAACACAGACGGCATCGATCCGGGGACATCGCAGAACATTACGGTTGCCTACAGCTGGATCGACAACGGGGACGACAACATCGCGATCAAGCAGGGCGTGTCGCATATGAGTGTTATTCACGATCACTTCTATAGCGGGCACGGGATGTCGATCGGTTCGGAGACGGTACTGGGACAGAGCTACCTGGTGGTGCATGACCTGGTGGAAGACCATACCTCGAGCGGGATTCGCATCAAGAGCAATGTGAAACGCGGTGGTCCGGCCCACGATCTGATCTACAAGGGCGTCTGCATGAAGGACGTGCCGATTCCGATTGCGATCTCGCCCTATTACACCAACCAGACCGTCGAGCCGTTTGAGGACCCGAAGTATACCGGCGATAAGATTCCGGATTACAAGGGGATTACGCTCCAGGACATCTACTCGGAGACGCCGGGGGATGTGTTGATTGCGGGACTGAACGACGAGCATCGGACGCAGGTGATGCTGCAGAACGTCACGATCAAGGGCATCAAGCCCAGCCAAGTACATCTGTTTTACGACGACCTGACTGTTCGCTCGCCTGGGACGAACATTCCCTTGCGGGAGAGCGCGAACCCGACAGTGAAGCTGGTTGGTGATGGGGAGAAGGCTGTGGAGCAGGTTGATCCGTGTGCCGGGAAGTTTGTCCCGATGCAGTAG